In Rosa rugosa chromosome 4, drRosRugo1.1, whole genome shotgun sequence, the genomic stretch AGAATTCTGGCTTGTGGTTCAGCTTTGTACTACAGACCCACTAGCCAAGCCTGTGGCCATCCTGAAGCAACTGTCAGACATAATAGAGCATGCAGCCTCGATAAAACCTCAGCTCGAGGCCATTGACAACCTCATCAAGGCAATCACCAAAGTTACGAAGCTCATTGTAGACTATAGCGATATGGTCAAGCTGCAGTCTCAGTACATTTCTGAAGACACACCACCACTGTCAATTGCCACGGCACATATTCCTGCTGCTGCCTATTGGGCCATTCGAGCCATACTGGCTTGTGCCACACATATTGCTATTCTAACAGGCGGCAGATATGAGTAAGTAGGCATGATTGGATCAAACTATGAAGCATGATGCTTCCAATTCATGATTTCAAAGTGTGTCTAATCTGATAGAAATTATGCTGTGCTCAAATTTATAGGTACGTCGCATCAACCACAGAGGTATGGGAACTATCAAGTCTGGCCCATAAGTTGAACAATATACATGAGCATCTCACCACTGAACTTGAGAACTGCCGTCGATATATTGGTGAGCTAGCCTTTACATGTACCACGTTTGCATAACATTTAGGGAGGTGATAGTTGTGGTTAAGAAGTTTAACTTAGAAGTTAGCTAGAAGTTCATGATCTCTCGCTTTTGCTTTCAAATTGCACCTTAAACTTAACAAAGGTACTGAAAAAAATTCACCATATTGAATTCAGTGGAGAGGAGATATGATGAAGATTACAAGAATCTGATACACCTTTTCCGAAGCCTCCACCTCGACAACATGAAGAACTTACGGGCACTAATTTCCCACAAGGATGATATTCAACCTCTAGTAATTGGGAGAAGCAAAGTGAGGGTATAGTTCTCAGCTTACGTACATATCTTTTGCGCTCTGCATTCCCTTGGCTTcgcatttcttttctcttttgcttttgtGAAAAGCCTGACTTCATACTTCTAATATGATGAACCATAAAATTGATTCATATATATCTTTTCCTTGACATAAACAGTCCAGTCTTGAAGTACTAAGGAGAAAGCATGTGTTACTACTAATAACTGATCTTAGTCTGAGTTATGAAGAGATTTTGATTCTTGAACACATCCACAACGATCAGCAACATAGGGCAGAAGTTGAGTATGAATTTGTTTGGCTCCCCATCGTGGACGCGGCTGTTTGGGATGAAGCAAAACGAGACAGATTCGAAGATTTGAAGTCAAGGATGCCGTGGTATGCTGTGCACGACCCTTTGATTATTGAACCCCCAGTGATCAAGTTCATCAGAGACTACTGGCATTTTGATAAGAAGATGATCATAGTGTCATTGGATCCACAAGGAATGGTGTCCTCCGAAAATGCCTACCACATGCTGTGGATTTGGGGCAATGTGGCTTTCCCATTCTCTGATGAGAGAGAGACAGCACTTTGGAATGCAGAAAGTTGGAGACTCGAGCTCGTTGTTGATGCCATTGATCCAGAAATATTAAAATGGGTATGTAGTATTCCGCTAATTACAAGATTGCTGTTAGATACTCAGGCTATTATGTTTATTAAACTGTCGATTCAGCAACTTAACATTGTTCTGATTAACATTTAACAACATAGTATTCCAGTCCCTGACGGCAAAACTTACTTGGTCCatacttgtgtgtgtgtgtatttatatatatatatatatatagggtaaTGTTATTTTATTATAAAGTATATGTTGTGATGTAAAACTATGAGAGTACCATGTAATAAAAAAATGATGTATCTGATGAATGGCTAGATGTATCTATACGTTGAGCCAAAATGCTGATGTAACTACAACTAACTACATATATGGTACTGCATGCTTTATCAGATAGACGCAGGGAAATACATATGCTTGTTTGGAAGTGATGACATCGAGTGGATTAAGAGATTCACTCTGAGAGCAAAAGATGTGGCAATACGTGCAGGTATTCCCTTGGAATTGGTTTATGCAGGAAGAAGCACGGCCACCAAAGAGAAACTCCGGAAACTCAACAGAACCATTGATGCTGAGAATCTCAGTCGCACCTGGTCTGATTATACATCCACCTGGTTCTTTTGGTCTCGACTTGACAGCATGAGGTGCTCAAAGGCTAAGCACCACAAGACTGTAGACGATGATCCTATACTGAGAGAGGTCATGACTCTACTTAGCTATGATGGAAGTGACCAAGGTTGGGTTATGGTGTGGAGGGGCTCAGCTGAGACTGTTAGAGCTAATGGACACCTGACTAGCAGCACGCTTGATGACTTTGAGAAATGGAAAAGTGCGGCTGCTGATTTAGGCTTTGTGCCTGAACTCAGAAATCAGCTCAAACAGCGCCACCAACCAATTCATTGTACTCGTTTGATCATTCCTGGATTCGGTCCGGACATTCCAGACAGAGTGGTGTGTACCGAGTGTGGTCGTGAGATGGAGAAGTTCTTCATGTTCCGCTGCTGCACCGATTGATGTGTAGTTGTCATCTGCTGCAGTTTCATTGTGACAAACCATCTTGGACCTTTTATGCTACTACTTATGTTGGGAGACTCCCCAGTTGTGCAGTGGTGCTACTTCCCTAAGAGCTAAACCATCTGTTGTTTGTTATATGTATTAACAATAAACTTGTTTGTGTCAATTACTTGTGAACTGGCTAGGACTCTTGAGCACAGTTGTGGCTGTTGAGTCTAGGCTAGCTGTTTGGGTTGCTATAAGAatagttgaaaacttgaaataaTAGTGCTTGAAAGGCTTCTTCAGTACTAAAATTACTCCTCTGATCTCTCCACCTGCTTCACATTAGATTATGTACTCTACTTTTTGTTGTGGCCAGAACTCTTTACTGGAATAGTTGCtctcagacccaaaaaaaaaaaaaaaaaaaaattgaatagtTGCTCGGACAAAATATCTTTACTTCCACTCTCTTTAGATATAAATTATATAGAGAAATATGTGTGGATCTCTAGCTTTCATCATCAGATAGCTATGTTTACCATTCAATCAACAAAGTATTGATTAAGTTACTAACCAGTTTTCTTTTGAAATAGAAATGTTTATGTATACTATCTATTAAGAAACTGTTCCGAATTTGAGTAAGACAGCAACGATGGAAAGCAAACTGAGAGGTGCGAAAATCTCCATCTCTAAGCCATCAAGTACACAGCTAACTCGGCGGCTCAACCTAGAACAGTGATCGATATTTTATGATCGATCACTACTACTTTCTGGCGGATCGAGCTTCATTACGATCGAGTCTTTGAACCCTTTACAGCTAGAAGACTTGGAAGTCAAGATAACTATATATGAAGCTCGATTCTCAGTATGGAACgagttttaatttatatatagttACCCGGCCTGAACCCttatttcttcttcattttcccGACTTCTAGCCTGCAGATAGATACGATAATATAAGAGGATAATTATAACTAATTAACCAACATCTTTATTGTAATTATACAGcatcaagaacaagaacagCAGCATTGACTAGTAGAAATGGAAATTGGAAATTCGGGGCAAATCAGGAAGACAGAGACTAGTGGAGAGTCTGTGGGAAGCTGGTTGGCCGTAGCAAGAAAATGAGCGGGTGGgaatattaatttctgcttcAGGTCAATATCAGATTATTAATGTAAAatatgatccaacggccagaagAGTCTGCAAGACTTGGCATTTGCTTTGTGTTGACTTGACCGACGGAGATGTGAGGCAATGACATTGACTTGGAGTATAAGCGGAATCTTCCTAGTCAACTAATACCCCAACGAACAAGGCCACTGAAGTCTGAAAATTCTCTTTGATACGTACATTTGGCGCTCTCTGCTTTGCGTGTGGAATGAGTTCCAATACAATGGACTAGGGTTTTTTATTATTAGAATTTTAAATCATTCAACCCATCAATCAAGTTAAATAATTAGTTGTGTAATAGTGTCTTTCATAATCATCTGTAGTATTCTTCAGTAGGTCGTATATTGTAAACACCCAATATTTCTTATGTTAAGAGGATAATGCAGGAGTGCTCAACGGTTTTTGAGAGATTGTCAGAGACAAGTGCATTTAACGGCTGATGATGAATTcacagttgttttttttttttttttttttttttttttttttttttttttttaaggagaaACTTGAACACTTTTATTGAACATCGTTACAAGAAGACAACCACATTATGGAAATAAACTCTAACTAGTAACATTCACCCCAATGTCCCCAATGAAAAGAGCCCAAGTACACAAACAAAAGTAGGGTAAAGCCAAACACGGGCATCCTAATGAAACCCTACAAATGAATTGTGTAAAACAAAAGTGGTAACCCAACGATGAAACAGAGAAGCCTCCACCAACGAGGCAACAACCTGTCACCTCCAGAGAAAAGGAAACCATCATCGTCGCCTGATCAACGACTTACTCAAAAGGGAGAGTAGGTTATTGTAATTTTAATATTTAAATTCAATACATATGGCACAATCCCTTAAAATTGTCCATTAGATGAACAACTCTGAAAGATAATATGTTAACTATACATGTAAATTAACATTCCACTAATTTATCATTTTACTTCTAGTTCTCTGTACGCATCAAGTAtgacaatttttattttcatatataGTATCAAAGTCGTATGTTTCGgtaataaataattataaagtTTGCATCTATAATTTTACGCACATCCCTAAACATTTCTAATTTAAATATGTTACTCATCAAATAATGGATTGTTATCTCATTCTCTACAAGATCGTAGCATCATGCATGAATGAAGCGGTGTATAATTGTCTCACTACCATTTCAATTTTGCAAAATTGCAATTTTCTATTAAGATTCTTTTACAAAATTACATAGATTTCAGAAATGTAATGATTGGATAATatataaagaaaatcaaaatttgaATAATCGATTCAATCTTCTGAATGGGCTCCACTCACTCTTCATTATTTTCCACATGCTCCTCCTATATAAAACAAACCCCAAAACAAACCTAAGCATGAACTAGTCTACCCGCTAGTTCACAATTCAAAGCCCGCCCGCCGGAAAATGGACCCTTTTCCCGGCAAACCGCAGCTCCTCCGCCTCCTCACCTTCctctccctcctcctcctcatccacGGCGGTAGGCTCAACCTCGACCCTTCAGACCTTCAAGCCCTCATCACTGTCCAAACCCACCTCAGCTTCCACACCCCAGACAGAGCCAAACCCACCAACCCATGCAACACTCCCGGCGTCTTCTGCGAGAGAAGACTCTCCAACAACACCTACGTCCTCAAAATCACTAGACTCGTCTTCAAGTCCCAACTCCTCTCCGGCTCTCTGTCTCCCGCAATCGGACAGCTCTCCGAGCTTAAAGAGCTCTCTCTTCCCGACAACAGCCTCGTTGACCGAGTCCCACCCGAAATCGTTGACTGCAAGAAGCTGGAGATCCTCAACCTCGGAAACAACCAGTTTTCGGGTGAAGTTCCTTCTCAGCTCTCTTCTCTAATCAGGCTTCGAATACTCGACCTTTCCTCCAACAAGTTCTCCGGCAACTTGAGCTTCTTGAAGCATTTTCCCAACTTGGAAAATCTCTCCATTGCCGACAATCTCTTCTCCGGGAAGATCCCAGCTTCGGTTCGTTCTTTTCGCAATCTCAGGTTCTTCAACTTCGCCGGAAATGAGTTCCTGGAAGGCTCCGCACCTAAGTTGAAAAGGGTCGAGGTTTCAGCTTCTTCCGAGGTTCCAAGGCGTTTCATTTTTGCTGAAACATCAATCTCCACCACCGCAGCAAAAACCAATAATAGTAATTCAATCGCTCAAGCACCCTCTAACGCTCCAGCTCCAGGTCCATCTGCAGcaccgaagaagaagaagaggagcaagaagaagaaactcGGAGGCTGGCTGCTCGGGTTTTTCTCCGGAGCGCTGGCCGGGAGCATATCCGGGTTCATCTTCTCTCTGCTGTTCAAGCTGCTCTTGGCTGTGGTTAGAGGAGGTGGAGGCAAGGACTCTGGTCCGGCCATTTTCAGTTCTCTGATTAAGAGAAAAGAGGACTTGGCTTTTCTGGAGAAAGAAGACGGGCTTACTTCGTTGGAGCTCATCGGAAGTGGAGGATGTGGACAGGTTTACAAAGCTGAGTTGCCAGGAAGCAACGGGAAGATAATCGCTATTAAGAAGATTATTCAACCTCCTAAGGAAGCGGCAGAGCTGACGGACGAAGACAGCAAGCAGATGAATAAGAAGATGCGTCAAATTCGGGCGGAGATCAATACCGTGGGACAAATTCGACACCGGAATCTGCTTCCTCTGTTGGCACATGTGTCCCGGCCGGACTGTCATCTGCTGGTGTATGAGTACATGAAAAATGGGAGCTTACAAGACATGTTGACTGAGGTTTCTGAAGGGAGAAGGGAATTGGATTGGTTAACAAGGCACAGAATTGCAATAGGAATCGCTTCAGGGCTTGAATATCTCCATGTCCACCATACACCTCACATCATTCACAGGGATCTGAAGCCGGCAAACGTCCTGCTTGATGACGATATGGAAGCTCGAATTGCAGATTTTGGGCTTGCTAAAGCAATGCCTGACTACCACACGCATATGACGTCTTCAAATGTGGCAGGAACGGTTGGTTTCATTGCACCGGAGTATCATCAGACATTCAAGTTCACAGAGAAGTGTGATATTTACAGCTTCGGGGTGTTGCTCGGGGTACTGATCATGGGAAAGCTACCGTCTGATGTATTTTTCCAGACCACCAACGAGATGAGTCTGGTTAAGTGGATGAAGAATGTGCTGACGTCGGAGGATCCTAAGCAGGCAATCGACTCAAAATTGATGGGAAATGGATTTGAGGACCAAATGCTCTTGGTTCTAAAGATAGCATGCTTTTGCACAGTGGATAACCCGAAAGAGAGACCTAGTAGTAAGGATGTTAGGTGCATGTTGGATCAAATCAAGCATCAAGTATAGATGTACGTATGAAATGAATGGGAAATCCCACTGGATGGATTGTGTCTCATATGTATCATCCAGGAAGTTGTGTACGTAATGTTATAAATAGCATGATGAATAAGAAAATATTGTGTTTGCAAACCTACGATTTCAGCAGCCCGTCGACGCCCAGCCCGCTTCTGCCACCTCCTCTTTCCAGACCCAACCTCATAGCTCGACCCCAGCCAGAATTGACCTGAGATCCACCTATGCACCCCGTCGGCATCCACCCACAAAGTGAATCACCGCTCCAAGCCTACCATCATCAGCACCACCACCAAGCGCCGCTGAGATAAGAAGGAGTACAAGTCCTCCTGGTTGAAGACCATGCACGCCAACGAGGCCAGCGAGAGTAAGTAGAAAATCCATGTTCAGTTCTTCAGCAACCAAATTTGCCGTGCTGCCGACCCGCCGTCAAGAAGACCTATTGCAGCCCTCATCCTATCTCGAGAAAGTATTGCCAGAATGGCAGTTCgataaagaattttttttaatttttttttattgacatTTAGATAATGATTGGGACGGGAGATTTGTGAAGTGTTaattgttataaagtagagagaaaatagagagagaatagttgggaggaagtagaagtatatcattcagtctcattagcctcctttatatagaggtagagtttacatcaaagtacacaactaatgagtatttacgtggacagccatatagataataatatttacaacactccctcttggatgtccaccaatgaatgatgatattggacgcgcttattgttgcctcgttaaaaaccttgccaggtaacaaaaacccagtgggacaaaaataaccctggtcgaaggacaaaaagagcacaacgcgcatatgtcctaggtagcatgcttctggatgctccccctgatgagaatctccccctgattgttgcaaagCCTCATTcatgtatgcgataagctacatgtaccatgtatagtagtttgatgtgtctatcactgaagtgagaccatgtgtgctttgcatgtaggggctcatcacaaattttcatacctgtAAAGTTTAAGAAATACCAACAAAGATAGACGATTTTCAATACGCCTTACCTTatatgataaggttagaaacaatctcatatgctcaaattcatacacaaagtaatagctaaacaatataaagaaattgacacatttaactttgtatagtttaaaacattgaaaaatcatcatggcatacctagccatacacatcaatatctttgtgtattgatatgtctcatataagctcttcaagagctctaaaagttagaatatgttgcaacattatattcataattcgaattcgatagtagtcttgtcatagtactcattaaggcaatttagatcttgttgactagaacgaaatgagtacatatgagctagctttagactctttgattccatgagtgagcttcaggctctttcaacctttcatggacttgcatttgaatcattcatgtatttgaatcccttgaggatttgatatgcaatacgcttataatgacactttgCTTTTGtgattttgcttttagcaatgtgtctttaagatcttcataatatacgatgacaacgtgccataaatctctcgtcaatataacagctatatataacactgtacttatagaaaattgtcattcatataagggaagatattcataatctcatgtctctataaatagacattgtgtcatagtgatttatcttcacttttgacAAATACCCTTTTCTACatgtagggttaaaggtccaAGAATTccatcacgtttcaaatattcgatttcattggaattgcctctttccaatttggccattaatatactttgtcgacatttataatgaaacgtggtatagcatCAATACAACCCTTAATGATTTTTCTTTGGTAGCTACCATTTGTAAATTAtcattgatgatcattaatcatagatcccTCACATTCTTATGTGCATGCATTAGCTgtaataagcttattgatattgggtactcatgccacttctggggcatatattgtcacttctaggacaatcatctctcatagatgagTCATGTAgcgaatgtggatcttttttacttataatctcatgtatgagcattatagggcttgtataatcttccctgttttgggagcttaaaactttagacctggtggatacaTTCCACATAAATTCACGCCGTCATTCAAATGACAGTACTCttttctccccctaacggcgggaagactgtcttattatGACCATGCGCAAAAGATGCGTTCAAATATCTATCACTTGCTTTGGAGTGAAGATCttcattggttggtggcgaacccaaaccaaattttaggtcaaaacatgctttgttcattagcatcaaccatattgatttattattgtatcactaaGACGCCATTTCCTAATGGCGTACCTACACCCtctgtatgtgtagccatattaagagctgtgatattgtttaatgacattctcttcaggagaaccatgttaattggatacacttgcatcccacaaatcaaatggggTCTAGATTGTTTGTGCTAATATGGTTGGTTTTAGGGACTTTAACCCAAGCATGCATATGCCTTTGCATTAAGCATATAATTGTCACTTTCTTTTATCAATTCACTAGCTTTGATATTTCTCGAAGTCAAAATGAGacggtggataaatatctcacaccaattcatatcgttcttcaggaacaatctttctccccctcatggcaagaggattgtctcattaaagtgacaactcgcaaatatgcggtaaataaacaatttccTTGTGTGTAAGGTTAGCAGTCatcaaaacttgtaagtgattccacgcaacatggtagacaaaagatgTCGACGCAACTTCACACGCCAAAATAGTGTATTTGAttcaatgaacttctggttcatgacattatATGCCTCAATTTACTATAAAAATTTGACATGAGAGAGCAAATAGTATTCTCTAACCACATTGGAGGCACTTAGTGCGACAATACTTCAAATTAGGTAACATGATAGTAGTTCATTCGGAGCCACAAAACAAGTTCTACAACTCCTAATATGAGTGTTACCTTAACTTtagtaaacatcaattgtgaaatatcaacaattgcaatggacCAAATTTATTTTGAACTGCTGGCCAAAATGATATACTCGAAATTTCGAGTTGAAGACTACAATCCATAAAACTTTATCACGTGGAGAACCTCACACATATAAATgtgtagtcataaagaggagggacttcaggcccttatataattggagatccaagaaacttgaggtTTCAATTTATAAAACCCTCTTAAGGAACATCAGGTTCCTAGATAATCGGattaagaaacatttagtttcaatgggAACTCAAGAGGTTACAATAAATCTGTGGAGTAACACAAATAGTGCTTTCAATTTGTTTATTGTAAGCAAAAGACATAAGACATATGTGATGAATCGCAATGTTCATATTAGTCAAGGCAATTTAATTTGACCAGTGCCCTTTCGAAAGTGGCTTGATAATCATCCACCATATAGTGTACCATGGGCGACACACCTAATTTGCAATTTCCTCACATGTGTGGATGTTAGGGCAGTATTTACATTGACTCCTGATttctctcttgccatgatccacttctggtggcatttcatggtataACCATGTCAGTCGGTTTTCTAACTATAGAATGAGACCATGAGAGGGCGAGATTATACATCATAGGTAATAATATTAtgtgctcttctggagccatcaatcAGATATGTAAAATCTGAGATGATTATTATATTTTCTTCATGACCATAACTTATAAATGAGGGATTTTAGATGGTCATCTATTGAGtatgatcattgaggaacttcaagtcctcatgtaattaaggatcaaggaactacaggttctgatctcttttaattacaaaagtcacgatcacaaattttggggtatactcatatccattcgtcataaaccaacggttaaatatctgcttacttttaaattggtgtcaaTATAGTTCTCTCAAaacttcaggtttgaggttgaccGAGATTAAAACTCTTCGATAAATTGTCCATATATCCACTCGAAACTTAAGgctcgagtctgcacaattagaactacaggttctaaggtggagtgaacttatggtATAGTAATTAATGTAAGAAAATAGTAAGAATGCTTTAGGCAAGCATAAAGAAGAATGTATCAATTAACATACAAAAATTCACTCGAAACTTCTGGTTCGAAATGGACATAAAGTTAAAATAAATCAtgtgtaatcgaagcttcaggttcgaACTTTTTACTATTAGAACTGCTGGTTCTAAAATTTCGTATGTTGAACTTCAGGTTCAAACAATTTTGatgctcgaaacttcaggctcgaggtaactaaagtgaatcttcaagttcacttctaatttatattttatactcaaagctttgggtttgagttttactgttagaacttctcaggttctactatgaaattttgaacttctggttcaaaaatattacattcgaaattcatatgttcgagATATAGGGCTGCTGGCCCATatgaataacaaaaaaaaattaaaagataagtactgtaatgaaagtacataacaaaataggaaaattgcagggaagaaaaagataaattatgcaataaaattaactgtggaaacttctggttccattaATGAAGAAATTACATAGAACTTCTGGTCTGCTTAACTTCACAAAATGATAATCTTTTTTCTCTCCTCTAATCACACAAGAACATAATTTTATCTTGTGGAGAGCGTAGCTGCTAGCTTTAGCCAAGTGCtcaaaattgaacttcaaattcacaTTGTCGTACGGAGGAGGAAACCCCAATTCTAAAATAATTTTAGGAACTTCCGGCCCTCTTATATTGGGGATCAAAAAAATATGGGAGTTCATATGCTCAATTTTATAGGTACGAGGATCTTCTGGCCTTCGTTAATTGCATAAACTTTGACGAACATCATGTTAAAATTTTATCATTATGCAAGtcttgaggaacttcaggccctctgTAATTGTATCAAGAGACTTCAGGTCTGCATGCAATCAGATCCAAAGACTTCAGGTCTTGATCTGGAGTTCAATAACTATCATTGATATATGCTTGCTAATACATGGAGATACATCCGTATATATACCCATTATATATATCCAAAAATAAACTCCCTCTTTCTtagaacataaaaatgtatgctCGATCGGACCATGGGATAGCATTTGTGAAGCATAAATCAGGGATGTATCTTCAGCGGTATAATTATAACTAATCAAAACTTACCCAGCATTGAAGTAACTGATAAGGTTACAGCTTCCAAAGGATTTGATTATAGCAACGTCTCGGGAAAGCGGCCAAGAAAGGAGGTGTGTTCTTATGCTGATGGCCTTGGTGATTTACAGTTTATGAAAGCTTTGAATGAAAATGTGCCGGTGGTCAGTGGAAGTGAAGAGACATATGGTTTGACCCCACCTTCAAAGAGACACAAGTCTGAAGGACcaaattaatcaataaatgaAACTGCAATTATGGTCACATGCCCATTTTAGATGTATATATAGGAGATAAAAACAAATCATGACTATCCAAACCGCCAAATGATCAGATTGATAAGTTATTGAGTTCTAGTAAAACATTAAAACGTTCAGTCTATCATGCATCTAGTAAAGCATGCTAGATATTCGCACATGTATATGGGAAAATCAAAAATACCTCTTGATATGATAAACCTATTAGAACACGCAATTTACTTGTTTACAAAATGAATGGATATCATGGAAAAATGGATGACATAAGATAATCTGGGATCAATAAGTTTGTCCGTATAACAAAACATAAtcagaaaatatatattaaaccACACAGAGTTCTCGGTGATTTTGAAAATTGTATCACCTGTTAAAGtgaaatgacaattggaattggtctactcatttcatttcatagtccctttatatagggatagaattacaacggaaatatcgattacattaatgatactaaatgctgattgatccgtaattgtgctgattgatggtaatcactgattccttgattccctctccgtcagttgctttgacgaaggcacacaatatgtttttcctttaacactcccccttgtgccaagtcaaagcgaaatggtgcatgagttgttgccttactaaaaaccttgccaagtaacaataaaaaccttgtgggacaaaaaatacgccTTGGTCGAaagaaaagagcacaacgcaccttttacatttgaggatgacatgtgtgttagactccccctgacgtctacacctccccctgatacttacattaatcaggggagcttggaaagtcttcgcattcctatgcttttcacatgtttctcaaatatggccttaggcaatgatttggtgaacaaatctgccacattctcctcagatcttacttgattcacttgaatcttgaggatggcctgttgttgctgattgtacaaaaactttggcgatatgtgttttgtattatcacccttgatatatcctagcttcatctgttcgatgcaagctgcattatcttcataaatgcaagtaggctcttcagtggtagaactcaaaccactagtccctcgaatatgtgtgatgatagcttttaaccatacacattcacgaaccgc encodes the following:
- the LOC133743606 gene encoding protein SIEVE ELEMENT OCCLUSION B-like, with protein sequence MASTPLRRAPAMQDVIGRDRRGSMQSDDTALVRQIRETHTPGRSHIVDVKPILHVIDDIFHRSTVGTDGGILLGTHVDSQEDRTYSLSYDVLLQGLSYLIQKIYIEISCQSLAGADVHTSTMELLRSLSNYSWEAKVVLTLAAFAVYYGEFWLVVQLCTTDPLAKPVAILKQLSDIIEHAASIKPQLEAIDNLIKAITKVTKLIVDYSDMVKLQSQYISEDTPPLSIATAHIPAAAYWAIRAILACATHIAILTGGRYEYVASTTEVWELSSLAHKLNNIHEHLTTELENCRRYIVERRYDEDYKNLIHLFRSLHLDNMKNLRALISHKDDIQPLVIGRSKVRSSLEVLRRKHVLLLITDLSLSYEEILILEHIHNDQQHRAEVEYEFVWLPIVDAAVWDEAKRDRFEDLKSRMPWYAVHDPLIIEPPVIKFIRDYWHFDKKMIIVSLDPQGMVSSENAYHMLWIWGNVAFPFSDERETALWNAESWRLELVVDAIDPEILKWIDAGKYICLFGSDDIEWIKRFTLRAKDVAIRAGIPLELVYAGRSTATKEKLRKLNRTIDAENLSRTWSDYTSTWFFWSRLDSMRCSKAKHHKTVDDDPILREVMTLLSYDGSDQGWVMVWRGSAETVRANGHLTSSTLDDFEKWKSAAADLGFVPELRNQLKQRHQPIHCTRLIIPGFGPDIPDRVVCTECGREMEKFFMFRCCTD
- the LOC133743607 gene encoding leucine-rich repeat receptor-like serine/threonine/tyrosine-protein kinase SOBIR1, with product MDPFPGKPQLLRLLTFLSLLLLIHGGRLNLDPSDLQALITVQTHLSFHTPDRAKPTNPCNTPGVFCERRLSNNTYVLKITRLVFKSQLLSGSLSPAIGQLSELKELSLPDNSLVDRVPPEIVDCKKLEILNLGNNQFSGEVPSQLSSLIRLRILDLSSNKFSGNLSFLKHFPNLENLSIADNLFSGKIPASVRSFRNLRFFNFAGNEFLEGSAPKLKRVEVSASSEVPRRFIFAETSISTTAAKTNNSNSIAQAPSNAPAPGPSAAPKKKKRSKKKKLGGWLLGFFSGALAGSISGFIFSLLFKLLLAVVRGGGGKDSGPAIFSSLIKRKEDLAFLEKEDGLTSLELIGSGGCGQVYKAELPGSNGKIIAIKKIIQPPKEAAELTDEDSKQMNKKMRQIRAEINTVGQIRHRNLLPLLAHVSRPDCHLLVYEYMKNGSLQDMLTEVSEGRRELDWLTRHRIAIGIASGLEYLHVHHTPHIIHRDLKPANVLLDDDMEARIADFGLAKAMPDYHTHMTSSNVAGTVGFIAPEYHQTFKFTEKCDIYSFGVLLGVLIMGKLPSDVFFQTTNEMSLVKWMKNVLTSEDPKQAIDSKLMGNGFEDQMLLVLKIACFCTVDNPKERPSSKDVRCMLDQIKHQV